Proteins encoded by one window of Arachis hypogaea cultivar Tifrunner chromosome 1, arahy.Tifrunner.gnm2.J5K5, whole genome shotgun sequence:
- the LOC112803380 gene encoding uncharacterized protein: MSEKNPGFSSFSSNFTRLNVVLTPTLEAVKLPLAPPLRTLAPLLLTLVSPLRSHGSQIETTIRCSHSHSSSRCLASGSSSRAIVFSLAPPSFRRFHRLLVPRPVQMKSNMVDLLSNSDKFIAGCGRFFEGTAEQMYESLCVTLGSLPKPTLVYCGHEKD, encoded by the exons ATGTCTGAAAAAAATC CTGGGTTCTCTTCATTTTCCTCCAATTTCACGCGTTTGAATGTCGTTCTCACTCCCACTCTCGAAGCTGTGAAACTACCTCTTGCTCCTCCTCTTCGAACTCTCGCTCCGCTTCTTCTAACTCTCGTTTCGCCTCTTCGATCTCACGGTTCGCAAATCGAAACCACAATCCGATGTTCTCATTCTCACTCCAGCTCGCGTTGTCTCGCCTCTGGTTCATCCTCTCGCGCCATCGTCTTCTCGCTTGCACCGCCGTCTTTCCGCCGGTTTCATCGTCTGCTCGTCCCACGGCCTG TTCAAATGAAATCAAACATGGTGGACTTGCTGTCAAACAGTGATAAG TTCATTGCAGGCTGTGGGAGATTTTTTGAAGGAACTGCAGAACAGATGTATGAGTCACTCTGTGTAACACTAGGTTCATTACCAAAGCCAACCCTCGTTTACTGCGGCCATGAG AAAGATTAA